The Desmospora activa DSM 45169 genome contains the following window.
ACCACACATGACCGCGCACTAGTGATTTCTCTGGTTGTAGGTGGGATGTTCGCTTTGGGATTCGCTCAATTCGAAACCACCTTGCCACTTCATATAAAAATGCATGACTTAATCTGGCTGTATCCCATCCTTCAGGGGATCAATGCCGTTGGAGTTTCATTATTTCTCTATGCGAATTTCGCGAGTTGGGTAGAGAAAAAGATCCCAAGATATAGTCAACTTGTGTGGGTTAGTGGATTCTTATTCTTTTTCGGATTTGCCTTTTTAGGAACTTCAAACGTATGGACATTGATCACGGGAATGGTATTGTTGACGTTAGCTGAGGCCATCTTTTTTCCTCGATGGCAAGAACAAATCCGCCTGATGGGTAAAGCAAAAAGCATGGCCGGAACGTATCTGGGTACGATTGGTTTTACACAACTGACTTATTTTGTTGGCCCTGTTATTGGTGGATGGATTTTGGATGCGTTGGGCGGCGCGATACTTTTTGTAACCATTGCATTAATTGCCGTGTTGTCCATCCCCTTATCATTAGGGATGTCCAAGCAGGAAAAAACATCTTTGTTGGAACAACAACCACGAGACATGAAAAACACCGCGTCAGAGCCATTATAAAGTCTTTGACGTGGTGTTTTTTCACTTCTGATAGTTCCCCTCTTATCGGAAGCCCTTAAAAACGTGTTTCATATAAAAAGCCGGGGAAACCCGGCTTAGTTTTTTGTACCACACTTGTTAAAAATCTCTTGTCGGATTTGCTTTCGTTCTTCTTCTGTCAGCTCGGGCTGATTCTTAAAGTCTTGATACAACTGATACCCCTTTAAGAACAAGAAGTATCCGAATCCAATCGCCATTAAAGTTGCTGCGATATTCAGGTACATCTCTGTTTGAGTGGTAGCATATCCGGCACCGGTAACGGCAATACCTATCCACGCGAGCCCGTATACGATGTGCAAGATATAGATCTGTTTTGTTTTCAGGTATCCACGATAAAGTTGAACAAAATGATAGATTCCTTTGGCTGCTAAAAGTGCTGCAAATCCGTAAGCCAAGGAAATCCAACCTTCAGCAATCACAGGTGATCCCAATTGGATCAACAACATTGCTGGAATTATCCCGATGACACCGGCTATCACAGGCAGTGTTTTAATTGTTTGAAACCCTCTAATGATCATGCGAATTGACCATCCCAGTAATGCAAGTCCCGTTACAAATAGCATAGGTTGTTGCCAACCATATTGGTTTAATGATGGACCAAAAATAAGCGAGAAACCGAACCAGCAGCTTAACAGACTAAGGATGGACAAAATTATGCTAACTACATCTTTAGCTCGGGGATGTACCCATTGTATAAGTGGAATGTTATTGATTGTGCAACCGGCTATGATGAGTGCCGCGCCTTGTACCAAGTTGGATCGCCTCCTGTATTAATTTTTCGTATTTTCATTGTGCCATGAATTGGTTGTCTTTGAAAGAAGACCATATAAGTGGTTTAACAAAGGAACTCCTCCTTTCGGCTGGCTCATCAGGTCCGGGCCGCCACTCCCGGACGACGCGACGGCGATTCCGCCGCGTTTCGCCTAAATGTGTTTTGATCGCACCCCCAAAGTCACGTTGTATTTTTTCTCCTGATTGATGGCGCCAAATTAGGATGAAATATTCTTATAAATATTCTTATAGCTAACTCAACGAAGCAAGCTGCAACAACTGCCGCAATAAAAGTGGAAATCATGTAAACCATTAGCCACACTGATGCCCCCCATGGTTCTCCAAATCGCTGAAGCATTACTGTCATACCCTCGGCTATTGGGGAACTAGGATAAATAAGCCCAATGAGCAATCCTACGAATAGAAACTGAAAGAAAAAAACAAATACCAGCGATCCAAAGCAACCAAGCGGTTTATCTTTTTTCTTCAATCTTATCCCTCCCAAAAATTTGGTTCTTGATTCTTTGCTTTAGTTAGCAGCAGAGCGCCACCCCTGCCGGACGATGGCTCGATCCTGGCAGCCACCGTTTCACCTACTAACTGTGAATGGCCCGTATAACCTGACCATCCGTGCGTTTTGTTACTAATTCTGAATAAACCATCAAGGTTCTGCTTTCCCCGATCCAC
Protein-coding sequences here:
- a CDS encoding MFS transporter; this encodes MSNSKLPLGVPVLLIIKLVCWFSASFSGVLLVFAMKDQGFDTVTTLFVAGLSIGVGYCAGGFLGGYLSDQWERSKVLHLTLFIWAISYFGLGLSQSLITFLFWGMMNGMLRGGFYSISYALIGDLSPKEVSAKIQKHAYASMNAGMGIGAGGALWLYSQYSFQWIMFGTGCIVLLVGGIALIGHRWITPEKNEKEPEPSFTQVVKVTTHDRALVISLVVGGMFALGFAQFETTLPLHIKMHDLIWLYPILQGINAVGVSLFLYANFASWVEKKIPRYSQLVWVSGFLFFFGFAFLGTSNVWTLITGMVLLTLAEAIFFPRWQEQIRLMGKAKSMAGTYLGTIGFTQLTYFVGPVIGGWILDALGGAILFVTIALIAVLSIPLSLGMSKQEKTSLLEQQPRDMKNTASEPL